Part of the Streptomyces sp. NBC_01353 genome, CTCGACTCGGTCATGAGCACCAGCATCACGATGCACAGGGAGAGGATCGCGGCGGGCTGGAACTCCGGTGCGCCGAAGGCGAAGGGTCCGGGCAGGGCGGCGACGGGTGCCTCGCGCAGGGCGGTGAAGTCGGCCATCCCGAAGGGGATCGCGGCGAGCGTTCCGATGAACAGACCGAGCAGCAGGGCGATCTGCTTGACGAAGCCCTTGGCGAAGCGCTGGAAGAGCAGGATCACGACGAGCGTGAAGGCGGCCAGTGCCAGGTACTTCATCGCGCCGAAGTCGGCGGCTTCCTTGTTCCCGCCCTGGGCCCAGCTCACCGGTACGGGCATCAGGGTGACGCCGATCAGGGTGATCACGACGCCGGTGACGAGCGGCGGGAAGAAGCGGAGCAGTCGGCCGAAGAAGGGTCCGACGGCGAGGCAGAACACTCCGGCGACCATCACCGCGCCGTAGATGGCGGGGAGTCGGTGGCCGGGGGCGCTGGTCTCGGCGATGGCGAGCATCGGTGCGATGCCCGCGGACGAGGCGGCGTTGACGAACGGGAGCCGGTTTCCGGCGAAGCGGCCGGCCCCGAGGGTCTGGAGGATGGTGGCGCAGCCGGCGATGAGGAGGCTCGCGGCGATGAGCCTGGTCATTCCCGCGGCGTCCAGGCCGACCGCCTGGCCGATGATCAGCGGGGGCGTGACGACTCCCGCGTACATGGCGGCGATGTGCTGGAGCGCGGCGGGGACGAGCCGCGAGGCGGGGAGCTTCTCGTCCACCGGGTGGACCTCGGTCGACGTGGCCGAGGAGGTGGCCGACGACGTGGCCGAGGAGGTGGCCGACGAGGTGTCCGACGGTGTGGAACACGGGCCTTCTGCGGATGCCGGCCCCGATGCGGGCTGTGCCATGGGTAGGTCCCTCCGGTGGTGGCGGCCCCCGCCCTGCGGGCGGGCGGGGGCGGCCACGAGGTGCCGCTTAGAGGTTGGTCATGTCGACCGGGATCTGCGCCGTGGCTCCGTCCCGCAGCACCGTGGCCTCGATGAGGCCGTAGGGGCGGTCGGCGGCGAAGTAGACCTCGTTGTCGTTCTTGAGCCCGAAGGGCTCCAGGTCCACCAGGAAGTGGTGCTTGTTCGGGAGCGAGAAGCGGACCTCGTCGATCTCCGAACGGTGGTTGATGATCCGGGTGGCCATCTGGTAGAGCGTCTGCTGCAGCGAGTACGAGTACGTCTCGGCGAAGGCCTGGAGCATGTGCTTCCGGGTCTGCTCGTAGGACTTCTCCCAGTTGGGCATCCGCTGCTCGTCGTCGGTCCAGTTGAACCGCCAGCGGCTGGAGACCTGCGTGGCCAGGATGCGGTCGTACGCCTCCTGGAGCGTCGTGTACTTGTCCTTGATGTAGCCCCAGAACTCCGAGTTGGTGGAATTCATGACGATGAGGTCCTTGAGGCCGGAGATGACCTCCCACTTCTCACCGTCGTAGGTGATCTGGGTGACGCGGGTCTCCTGGCCCTTGCGGGCGAAGGAGTGGTTGACCTCTTCGGCGCCGATGAACTTGGAGTTGGCGTCCGAGGTCGCGATGCGCTCCCAGGAGTACTCCTCGATCCGGATCCGGGCCCGGTGGATCGGCTCCTGGCCGGTCACGAAGTGACGCGCCAGGTGGATGCCGAACTGCTCGGCCGACTCGATCCCGTACTCCTTGGCGAAGGCGTACACGGTGTTCTTGGTCGTGTCGGTGGGCAGGCAGTGGGCGTTGGAGCCGGTGAGGTGGACGTCGTCGAGGTCGCCGGAGAGGGCGACGGAGACGTTGAGGTCCTTGATGTGGTGGGTGTCGCCGTCCCGCGTGATCTTGACGACGCGGTTCTCTGCTTTGCCGTACTGGTTCTGGCCGAGAATCGTGGGCATGTCTGCTAGCTCCCTCGGTAAACGGAGTAGCCGAACGGGTTGAGCAGCAGCGGTACGTGGTAGTGCTCGCCCGGCTTGACGGCGAACGTGATCGCCACCTCCGGGAAGAACGCACCGCTGTCCCTTACGCGGGGGGCGTCCTGCTGCGCCTCGGCTTGCTTCTTGGAGAAGTACTCCTCGACCTCGAAGTCGAGACGTACGTGGGTGGTGCCCTCCGGCAGAGCCGGCAGGTCCTTGCAGCGCCCGTCGGCGTCGGTGGCGGAGCCACCGAGCGTGACCCACTGCGCATCGAAGCCGCTGCGGGCCGCGAGCGTGATGGCCACGCCCTCGGCGGGGCGGCCGATGCTGGTGTCCAGGATGTGGGTGGACACCGAAGCGGTGGTGTCGGTGCTCATGCGTTCTCTTCCTCGTTCTCTGCGCGCTCTACGAGACGGGTCAGCCGGATGCGGTTGATCTTGCCCAGTTCGGTGCGGACGATCTCCCGCTCCTGCTCGGGCGAGTGCTCGATCCGCTCGCGGACCGCGTCGCGCATCTGCTCACCGGTCTTGCCGGTCGCGCAGATCAGGAAGACATGACCGAACTTGTCCTGGTAGGCCAGGTTGAGTTCGAGCATCTCGGCCTTGAGCTCCTCGGAGGCCCCGGCCATCCCGCTCTGCTCGCGGGAGGAGGTCGGGTCCCCTGCCTTCGGACGACCGATCGGCGGGTGGCCCGCCATCGCCTCGGCCAGATCCTCGACGGTCAGCTCGGCCATGGCGGCGTCGCTGGCGAGGAAGAGGGCTTCGACGGTGGTGTACGGGCGCTGGGCGAGAAGCTTGCTCCCCCACGCCGAGCTGGAGCACACCTCGTGGAGCGCGGCGACAGCGTCGCTGTCCGCCGAGGTGTTGAACCGGGCCAGGCCCGGTGTCGTACCTGAAGTCACGGGAAGCCTCCGTGGCTGTTTTTCGCTGTGCGTCGGACGGGCTGCGGATAGCTAACGCCCTCCCGCAACACCACGTCAACACTTTGTTGAAAACTCGGCCACACAAAAGCCGTCGTCCCGACATCTGGACGACGGCTTGTGGCCACACATGATCAACTAGCCCTCCTTGGGGGCCTTTTCCCTGCTCAGGGCGGTCTCCCGGTTCAGGTAGTTGTACACGGTGAACCGGCTGACACCGAGTGCCCCGGCCACCGTCTCCACCCCGTGTCGCACCGAGAAGGCGCCGCGCGCCTCGAGCATCCGGACCGCCTCCTGCTTGGTCTTGCGGTCCAGCTCGGCCAGCGGCATCCCGTGCCTCCGCTCCATCGCGGCGAGAATGTGATCCAGCGAGTCCGAGAGCTGCGGCAGACGCACGGCGAGGACGTCCTCCCCCTCCCAGGCGAGCACCACATCGTCGCGCTCGGCCTGCTCGGGGCCCAGTATCTCCGCGCCCATCGCGTCGACCAGCGGCTTCACCGCGGCGATCAGCGGATGTTCGATCACGACTCCTCCCCGATCACATTGACCTGGAGGGAGACGCGGGTCGCGCCGGCCGCCAGGGACTTGCGCAGCAGCGCGTCCACGGCCGTCAGCACCGCGTCGGCGCCCCCTTCCGCCGTGTTTCCGAAGGGACCGACATCCACCGCGTCCAGCTGGGCCGCCTGGATGACCTCACGAGCCACGACCGCATGGGCCGGCGCCTCGTCGAGGTCGAACGGCTCAGTCGTGAACTCCACTTTCAAACGCACCATGCCCCCACGCTACTGGCCGGGAGTCGGCCGACGGCAGCCCTGAGCTGCCGGACCCTCTTGACAAGTGGGGCGCCCCGCTTGCAACATTCCGTCAGACAGAAACTTACTTCCGCGATACGGAAGGAGCGCCGCCCCTCATGGGATACACGGACCAGCGCTTCGATGTGAACCTGTCGATCCTCTTCACGGAACTCCCGCTCCTGGAGCGCCCCGCGGCCGCCGCCGCGGCGGGCTTCACCGCGGTCGAGCTGTGGTGGCCCTGGATCGACACCGCCACCCCCGACCAGAGCGAGCTCGACGCGCTCAAGAAGGCTCTGGACGACGCCGGCACCCAGCTGGTGGGCCTGAACTTCTACGCCGGCCAGCTGCCGGGCCCCGACCGCGGCGCCCTCTCGGTACCCGGTGAGGAGTCGGACCGCTTCCGCGCCAACATCGAGGTGGCGGCCGACTTCGCCGCCTCGGTCGGCTGCAAGGCGCTCAACGCGCTCTACGGCAACCGCGTGGAAGGCGTCGACCCGCAGATCCAGGACACTCTCGCCCTGGAGAACCTGGTCCTGGCGGCCCGCGCGGCCGACCGGATCGGCGCGATCCTGCTGGTCGAGACCCTGAACAAGCCGGAGTCGCCGCTCTACCCGCTGGTGAGCGCCCCCTCCGCGATCGAGGTCGTCGACAAGGTCAACGCGGCCACCGGGCTCGACAACGCCAAGTTCCTCCTCGACATCTACCACCTGTCGATGAACGGCGAGGACGTCAGCCAGGTCATCGCGCAGTACGCCGACAAGACCGGTCACGTCCAGATCGCCGACAACCCGGGCCGTGGCGCGCCGGGCACGGGCGACCTGCCGCTGGAGCAGCTCCTCGACGAGCTTAAGAAGGCCGGTTACGACGGCTGGGTCGGCCTGGAGTACAAGGCCGCCGACGCCGCCGCGT contains:
- a CDS encoding nucleobase:cation symporter-2 family protein, whose protein sequence is MAQPASGPASAEGPCSTPSDTSSATSSATSSATSSATSTEVHPVDEKLPASRLVPAALQHIAAMYAGVVTPPLIIGQAVGLDAAGMTRLIAASLLIAGCATILQTLGAGRFAGNRLPFVNAASSAGIAPMLAIAETSAPGHRLPAIYGAVMVAGVFCLAVGPFFGRLLRFFPPLVTGVVITLIGVTLMPVPVSWAQGGNKEAADFGAMKYLALAAFTLVVILLFQRFAKGFVKQIALLLGLFIGTLAAIPFGMADFTALREAPVAALPGPFAFGAPEFQPAAILSLCIVMLVLMTESSAGMLALGEICERRSDGRTITRGLRTDGIATLIGPVFGGFPTSAFAQNVGVVSLTRVRSRYVVAVAGCALLVLGAFPVLGAVVSMVPMPVLGGAGIVLFGSIAVSGIRTLSEAGLDDSSNIILVAVALGAGIIPLAAPTFYADFPAWAQTVLGSGISAGALVAVSLNLFFHHLGTRSGHTAPALKSS
- the pucL gene encoding urate oxidase, coding for MPTILGQNQYGKAENRVVKITRDGDTHHIKDLNVSVALSGDLDDVHLTGSNAHCLPTDTTKNTVYAFAKEYGIESAEQFGIHLARHFVTGQEPIHRARIRIEEYSWERIATSDANSKFIGAEEVNHSFARKGQETRVTQITYDGEKWEVISGLKDLIVMNSTNSEFWGYIKDKYTTLQEAYDRILATQVSSRWRFNWTDDEQRMPNWEKSYEQTRKHMLQAFAETYSYSLQQTLYQMATRIINHRSEIDEVRFSLPNKHHFLVDLEPFGLKNDNEVYFAADRPYGLIEATVLRDGATAQIPVDMTNL
- the uraH gene encoding hydroxyisourate hydrolase; the encoded protein is MSTDTTASVSTHILDTSIGRPAEGVAITLAARSGFDAQWVTLGGSATDADGRCKDLPALPEGTTHVRLDFEVEEYFSKKQAEAQQDAPRVRDSGAFFPEVAITFAVKPGEHYHVPLLLNPFGYSVYRGS
- the uraD gene encoding 2-oxo-4-hydroxy-4-carboxy-5-ureidoimidazoline decarboxylase, producing MTSGTTPGLARFNTSADSDAVAALHEVCSSSAWGSKLLAQRPYTTVEALFLASDAAMAELTVEDLAEAMAGHPPIGRPKAGDPTSSREQSGMAGASEELKAEMLELNLAYQDKFGHVFLICATGKTGEQMRDAVRERIEHSPEQEREIVRTELGKINRIRLTRLVERAENEEENA
- a CDS encoding helix-turn-helix domain-containing protein; this translates as MGAEILGPEQAERDDVVLAWEGEDVLAVRLPQLSDSLDHILAAMERRHGMPLAELDRKTKQEAVRMLEARGAFSVRHGVETVAGALGVSRFTVYNYLNRETALSREKAPKEG
- a CDS encoding TIM barrel protein yields the protein MGYTDQRFDVNLSILFTELPLLERPAAAAAAGFTAVELWWPWIDTATPDQSELDALKKALDDAGTQLVGLNFYAGQLPGPDRGALSVPGEESDRFRANIEVAADFAASVGCKALNALYGNRVEGVDPQIQDTLALENLVLAARAADRIGAILLVETLNKPESPLYPLVSAPSAIEVVDKVNAATGLDNAKFLLDIYHLSMNGEDVSQVIAQYADKTGHVQIADNPGRGAPGTGDLPLEQLLDELKKAGYDGWVGLEYKAADAAASFEWLPAEARAAR